The sequence GTAGGTATAACTACTACCGATTCAGCCTTGTCGATGACGATTTTCGCGCTGGCATACATACCACTTTTGAGGATTTCTTTGGGGTTGTCGATGATTATTTTAACCGTGTATGTTCCGGTTCTCGGGTCAGCGATTTCGTCTACATTTTCCACCTTGCCCGTGAATGTGGTTTCGGGGAAAGCGTCAACTTTAAGCATGACCTCTTGTCCTGGGCTTATAAGCGCCACATCCCGGTCTGATACCTCGACCTCGAGTTTTACTTTTGATATATCTACCAGTGTCAGAACCGATGGTGCGCTTGAGAATCCCATCATTGCATTGAAAAATTGCCCTTCCTGGGTATTAACTTCAGCTACTATACCGTCGAAAGGTGCACGAAGCCTTGTGTTTTTGCTTGCCAGTTGGTATCCAGCCTTGGCGGCAAGATATGAAGCCTCTATCTGGTCAAATTGTGATTGCGTTATGGCGCCTTTTTCGTATAGCCTTTTCATTCTCTGGTAGTTTTTCTCGAGCGCGTCGAGCTGTGCTTTTGCTTGTTCCATTTGCTCGGGCGAAAGTTTCGCAAGAAGTTGACCTTTTTTGACTTTTTGACCCTCTTTAACGAGGATTTTGTTAATCCATGAGCTCATACCCGGTGCTATAGGAACTTCCCGGATTCCCTTCAAAACGCCGCTGTAAGTTATCGTCTTTTTCACCGTTCCTATTCTTGCTTCGCTAACATTAACTCTTAATGCTCCCGCGGGCTGGCTTGTTTTGGTGGTTTCTTTTTTAGTACATCCTGCAAGTAAAACCGCAACCACGAGAGCGGTTATTATTACTCTTATTACGGTGTTTTTCGTTCTCATTTTATTGCTCCTTCGCTAAAATTTTATCGATCTTGTTTTCAAGCTCACCGGTTAGCTTTTCGAGCTCGACTTTTGCTATATTGTAGTCAGCCATAGCGTTTAGGACATTAAGCTTTGCCCTTGTGAAATCTGCCTGTGCATCGAGAAACTCAAGGTTCGTCGCCGCTCCCTCGCTGAATAAGTCCGAAACTACTTTGTAGCTTTCCTTCGCAG comes from bacterium and encodes:
- a CDS encoding efflux RND transporter periplasmic adaptor subunit, with product MRTKNTVIRVIITALVVAVLLAGCTKKETTKTSQPAGALRVNVSEARIGTVKKTITYSGVLKGIREVPIAPGMSSWINKILVKEGQKVKKGQLLAKLSPEQMEQAKAQLDALEKNYQRMKRLYEKGAITQSQFDQIEASYLAAKAGYQLASKNTRLRAPFDGIVAEVNTQEGQFFNAMMGFSSAPSVLTLVDISKVKLEVEVSDRDVALISPGQEVMLKVDAFPETTFTGKVENVDEIADPRTGTYTVKIIIDNPKEILKSGMYASAKIVIDKAESVVVIPTDALVNDTLVYIAEGNTAKARKVKTGVKSAQLVQIIDGVKPGEKVITTGTIALFDGAPIKYQPKITKKAEAKTTTQ